The window ACTTTATATAGAGGGAGATGAGCCGAGGTTGTTCCTATGCATCCGCGAAGATTATGATTTTTTGTTAGGGTTACAAAAACCGCTGAATTACTAAGCAGTTGTTTGTCATCAGTTTTGAATTCTGTGCGTTTCCCGTTTTTTAAATAATTTTCAATTGATTGTCTTGCAAGATTAAGTAATTCCTTTTGGTTTTTTTCTGAAATAGTAAAATCTGACATGGTTTTCTCCTTAGATTGTTTAATAGGATTTTCTCCAGATTTTATTTTGTCCAACGGTTTAGTAAAAATTGCAGTGCCATACCCTACAACGCGCGATTTATCGCCTGAAACATTTCCTGAGTTAGAATATTTTAATACCACTGCTTTATCTGCTCCAAGCTCTTTGGCCGCGTACATTCCGGTATAAACTGATTCCTTGCCGCAGAGAACGCACTGCAAATTTGGAGTCTCAGAGTTTTCATATGTGCCGATAGTTTCTTGAAGCGTTTTCGGATCAAATTTTTCCAATGATTTTAGCGTGGCGCTGTCAACGAGATTGGCATTTGCCCATGAAGGAAAATGTGACATATCTGAAGAGATAACAATAACGGTTTTGCCTATAAGTTTTCTTTCTCTGATTGTATCAGCAATGGCTTTGCCGATTTGTTTGCATTCATCCAAACTAATCTGTCCTAAAAGGACAGGAACAATTGAGAAATTTTTTTTCAAGACTTTTTGAAGGAAAGGAATCTGTACCTCAAGGGAATGTTCCGGTATGTGAGCATAATTATTTTCTTCCAAAACTTGAGTCTTTTTCAAAATATCTTTTGCAATATCGCGGTTGACAGGAACTTCTCCCAGGGGCGTCAAAAATATTTTATTTAAATCTACTGCCCCGCGCTTTAAAGGAAAATTATGGCTGTTTCCTATTAAAATTACAGTGTCTATATCTGAATTGATTAAAAGCTTGTATGAATAAGCCGCAATTTGCGCCGAATAAACATATCCCGCATGGGGAACAAGGATTGCCAATATTTGAGATTTTCCTAAAATTTTTGACTGGTCTTCAACATTTTGCAGCAATTTATCAATGTAGGAAGAAAGTTCATTTGGATTACTCGGATAAAATTGTCCTGCCACAGCGGGCTGCCTTACGTCTTTATCTTCCGCATACGCCAGACTGAATCCGATATTAAAAAGCTGTAAAATAATTAGGAATATCAGTTTTTTCATATTCTCTAGCGTATAGCGTTTAGCGCCGCCCGCCCGTGGCGGGGGCAGGGATAGCGTATAGGAACTGCAAAGACGTTTAAGGGCTTTTCTATTTTTCTATTCGCTATACGCTATGTACTATCCGCTATTAATCCCAGACCCCCGCAATTTTATAATTACAGAATTTGCAGCGCCCTTTATTTAAATTTATTTTTCCTACGAAATATCCTTTTCTTTCTATTAGCATTTTTTTACAATTCGGGCAATACGTATTTTCAGTTCTGTGACCGGGTACATTGCCCAGGTAGACATAATTTAAGCCCGCACTTTTGGCAATATTGTAGGCCCTTTCAAGTGTTTCTATCGGGGTCGGCGGAAGCTGGGTGAGTTTATGCATCGGAAAAAATCTTAAAAAATGCACAGGTACCTCTTTGCCGAGATTTGCTGAAACCCACATTGCGAAGTCCTTAAGTTCTTCTGAGCTGTCATTGATAGTGGGAATTACAAGATAGCCGACTTCAAGCCAGACTCCTTTCTGTTTCATTATTTTCAACGTTTCTAGTACGGGCGAAAGTTTTGCTGCGGAAACCCTTCTATAGACCCGGTCAGAAAAGCCTTTCAGGTCAACGCTGGCAGCGTCTAATACAGTGCATAACTCTTTCAAAGGTTCTGGATTAATATAGCCGGATGTTACCTCAACATTTTTGATACCGTTTTTATGCGCAATAATTGAGGTATCATACATATATTCATAAAAAGCTGTCGGCTCGCTGTAAGTGTAGGATATGGAATTACAGTTATTTTCTTTCGCAAGTTTTACGATTTGCTCAGGATAAAGGGTCTGACTTCTTACGTCTTGCGGAGACATTTGGGATATTTCCCAGTTTTGGCAGAAAACACAACGCAATGTGCAGCCGGCGGTTGCAATAGAAAAAGTGGATGAGCCCGGCAAGAAATGAAAAAGAGGCTTTTTTTCTATCGGATCAATGTTGGTTGAGCATACCTTAGCATAGACAAGACTTACTAAAGTCCCTTTTTCGTTTTTCTTTACTAAACATGTTCCTGTTTGTCCTTCCTGAAGCACGCATTCTCTAGGGCAAAGAAGGCATTGAACCTGGTTTCCTTCAAGCTTGTTGTAGTATTTCGCCTCTTTAGCTGAAAGAGATGTATTGAGAAACAAAAAGACAGAAATAAGAAATACCAATATTTTACGCATAATTGTAAAATAATTTTAACTAATATAAAGATTGTTTTCAATATATTTATAAAATGATAAAATAAAAATATGATAGTTTTATCATTTCTCATTTTTGGTTTTATTACTGTTACATCCCAAACACTGATGTTAAGGGAGATGCTTGTCATTTTTGGAGGCAATGAACTTTCAATAGGTCTTATTCTTGCTGAATGGCTTTTGGGATCCGCTTTAGGGAGCTATATTTCAACTGGTTTCGGGATAAATAAAAAAATTAACTTTAAAAACGCAATTTCATTATCATTATTTTTTACGGGAATATACCTGTTGATTCTTTTCCCAATGCTGAGTAATATAAGAA is drawn from Elusimicrobiota bacterium and contains these coding sequences:
- the amrB gene encoding AmmeMemoRadiSam system protein B, with amino-acid sequence MKKLIFLIILQLFNIGFSLAYAEDKDVRQPAVAGQFYPSNPNELSSYIDKLLQNVEDQSKILGKSQILAILVPHAGYVYSAQIAAYSYKLLINSDIDTVILIGNSHNFPLKRGAVDLNKIFLTPLGEVPVNRDIAKDILKKTQVLEENNYAHIPEHSLEVQIPFLQKVLKKNFSIVPVLLGQISLDECKQIGKAIADTIRERKLIGKTVIVISSDMSHFPSWANANLVDSATLKSLEKFDPKTLQETIGTYENSETPNLQCVLCGKESVYTGMYAAKELGADKAVVLKYSNSGNVSGDKSRVVGYGTAIFTKPLDKIKSGENPIKQSKEKTMSDFTISEKNQKELLNLARQSIENYLKNGKRTEFKTDDKQLLSNSAVFVTLTKNHNLRGCIGTTSAHLPLYKVVSEYAIAAAEEDPRFNPVTEDELKDIKIEISVLSPMQKIQNHDEIKPNINGVLIKRGLRSGLFLPQVWEQLPSKEEFMNELCWQKAGLEPDAWKKGNVDIYTFTVFAFEEK
- the amrS gene encoding AmmeMemoRadiSam system radical SAM enzyme; translation: MRKILVFLISVFLFLNTSLSAKEAKYYNKLEGNQVQCLLCPRECVLQEGQTGTCLVKKNEKGTLVSLVYAKVCSTNIDPIEKKPLFHFLPGSSTFSIATAGCTLRCVFCQNWEISQMSPQDVRSQTLYPEQIVKLAKENNCNSISYTYSEPTAFYEYMYDTSIIAHKNGIKNVEVTSGYINPEPLKELCTVLDAASVDLKGFSDRVYRRVSAAKLSPVLETLKIMKQKGVWLEVGYLVIPTINDSSEELKDFAMWVSANLGKEVPVHFLRFFPMHKLTQLPPTPIETLERAYNIAKSAGLNYVYLGNVPGHRTENTYCPNCKKMLIERKGYFVGKINLNKGRCKFCNYKIAGVWD